Proteins from a single region of Nomia melanderi isolate GNS246 chromosome 11, iyNomMela1, whole genome shotgun sequence:
- the LOC116430570 gene encoding nuclear protein 1, translated as MSDHFLDEYEHFIYDYDKHIFTSHSGKQRSKREVLTHTNHFDPCGHSRKIVTKLMNSEHNKRNVGKAKA; from the coding sequence ATGTCTGACCATTTCCTTGACGAGTACGAGCACTTCATCTACGATTACGACAAGCATATATTCACCAGTCACAGTGGTAAACAACGGAGTAAACGCGAAGTCCTGACACACACGAATCATTTTGATCCGTGCGGCCATTCCAGAAAGATCGTCACGAAATTGATGAACTCCGAACACAATAAACGGAATGTTGGAAAGGCGAAGGCATAA